The window TTCTCTTTTCAAGGCTCCATCATGTTTCTGCTCACCATGTTCTTCATGAGTGGCCCAACTATGGCGCCTGAGGTTACGACAGACGCAGAGGGCCATGACAATAAGACATTCACCAACGACGATGGTACTGTTCTTGAATTACGACTTCCTAGTAGACCACAAAATCCTGATCATTCCAgactctgattttttttgtataattcacgaataaaaattgaatttttcatttccaaagataatcTAATATTTTTATCCAATATTTACATGgtatttaatataaataaccCGGATATGGAATTTATATACAATAGTATTTGGAGTAAGAGTAAATCCTTAGATCTAGATTGCGATTGGATTATGTGAATAGGATcaggtataaaaaattaaattcagcaGAACGATGCTAAATagttaagaatttttttttcttgtttataTATTTACATCTAttatatttgtttaaatttatattattcATGAGTGAAAATGGTAAGTTCCATGAATTTCGTGTGAATAATTGACACTGATTGTTCGTACTGgtcataatttatataaatacaaAACTAGAATAATCACTTCAATGAGATATACCTTTGTCATGGATGAAACAAAAAAGGgatgaaattatgaaaatatttcactttctaaccactttttcaattctcaTAAGAAGACATAAAAACATGATTGAACTTGTCGCTGACAGaaattagataaaaaaaatttacaaagaataatttggaattttttacaacCAGGGTGTGCTTggcattttaattattaaaatcaaatGCAGTCAGTAGAGCTACTTGAAACTTGTGTACTAGCACCACTGGAAAAACTACTTCGACATGTCTCAACAATTAGAGCAGTCTCTGGTACCTGAATGCACTGAACTTTCTCCTTTGGCCATTTGTTCTTACCATAGAGGCAATTAAAAATGCTAAATCTATTGTCAATTTCGCAATTACCACTGTGCCTTctctttaaaatttttttcgccatGAGAGAGCGATTGTGTTGATAAGACAGCTCTCTTTTGAagcaaaacaattttttcagctCTTTCTTAACGCGTTTCGATCGATATCCAAatagaattggactgatgtaaGCCGTTGAAATGAAGAGGCTCAGTGCCAATGTGTCCGTTTCATGCGGTAAATTTCTGCCAAAATCATATGGCAAATTTCTCAATATCAATACGAGGTAGTATGGTGTCCAACAAATCAGAGTCATTACGATAACGAAAGCACTCACTCTGGCTGCTCTAGTTTCCTCTCTGTACTTGAACAAAGAACCATTGCTGATTCTGTACTTCAATGAGTGAATGTAACTACTTGTGCTCTTGGTACTGGAGACACGATGCAAGGAGTCACGATGGGGAGGGGTGACTGTCACCATGGGTGTGACATTTCCGAATAAGTCATTTGATTgtaaattttccactgaaaattTGTAATAAATGTCGTTGTGAATGTTATTTTCATGTACTGCATCATCAGCCGAATGATTTTGATTCGTTGTCAGTCTTTCTGGGTGACATGTCATGTCATCATTCTTATCGCTTACTGTCTGCATCACCTCATTCACCAATGGAGAACATGGAATGCCTTTGACTGAACTGACATCTTGACCTGCACACTCATCATCTCCAAACATTATTCGTTTTCCTTCCTCCAcatcctcatcatcatcatcgctGTTCTCATTCTGTACGTTGAAATGATCTACTGAACACATAACCTGCTCTTCATTCGTAAGATCATAAGATGATTTACGTTGTCGTTCATCATCACCTCCCTGAAATCTACTTTTCACCAGTAAATTCACGTTCTCGTCGTGTCTTTTGTCTAAAAATTGTGCTTTCAATACGGAAATAGGAACACTTTTAGTCGTTGCTTCTTTGGTATCATCATTTGATTGTCGAGATGTAACATAGACTTTCTGGGAGCCAACGGTGAATATAACAGACGATGTTTCTTCCTGAATTGGTGATGGCTGATTACCATAATCAGAGAAACGTCTCGACATTTGACTAGGTGAATTTTCCGTGCACTCGTCAATCGACGAGAGACTTGAAATTTTCGGTATTTTACGAAAATCTTCGTTCGAGAAGTCCTGACGCACTGGACAGTAGTCCTGAGTAAAACTTCCGGAAGACAGAATTGGTCGGGAGCCAGTTCGTCGAGTTCTCTTGGAGTTGTTGTGAGCTGCCGAATAAATTCTGATATAGCTCCAACAGACACCGATGAATGGcaacaaataaatgaatacatTCAGCACAAGTAGAATAAAATCGTATGTCATGGAAGTTTCTGGTTGTTGTTCATCATTATTTGTCGTCAAATTTACCACTGATACGTCTGAATTTGCACTGAAATTCTTCGAAGACTGCGACTGGCTCGGCTGACAAATCAGCCAAAGACTCTTTGGGGCTGGATTAAGGGCTGCAAAAAGGCTAAATGCCAGTGATATTATCCAGAGGGAAACTATTAGGATCCCACATCGCATGGTGTCGATATGTGTGCGATAACGGAGGGGATCCACCACTGCCAAACACTGATCGATCGCTATTAGAAGAACTGAGAATACTGAGGATGTGGTCACCAGGGCTGTGGCTCCTTCTACTAGACTGCACATACATGGCTCGATTTCTACCACCGGTGCGTCCAATATCAACAGAGGATTCAGAATGCAGCAGGTGAGGAGGTTGGAGACGATGAGATTCATCACAAATCTGGAATTTCAGTGAACGGAGGAAATTAATTCGAAGTCTGCGATTGCTCGACGACTTTAGACGATATTTTCTTCTGGAAAATTTACGATACTGATAGGGTAGAGTCTCCCCAGGGCAAAGTGTGCAGATTTTATGGAATACTTTTGTATACCAGGTTTTAAAGTTTATAAACACTGTAAACATACAGTTTTTtcgcaaaaataaaaatgatttataatGAAAGTTTTCTCTTAAACAGCTGGCAGTATAAATGGGAAAAATGCAAACTTATAAATTTTGTCCTCCTATCTCTCATTTCCGCTGGATCATCTAATTTTAGTTTTGAACCTCGTCTACGATGGTTGTGCTACCGTTATATATGTCGGTAAAATTAGTAACCTTGCCGAGACGCAAGCTACAGTTTATGCTTGTGTAAATATTACAGGTGTCGGAAGTAGGCGACGAAAACGCCAGTGAGAATGATGAAAGTCAAAATACAGATTTTTCATGCGAACAGAAGGAGCATTGTAATCGTTTAAATTTAagttttctatttttcgtGGCTGGTATGTAACAAACATTTTATCCACATGCACGTGTTTTTAGGGTCGCCACATTAATCATTGAACGGTAATTAATGGTGGGCAAAAGGTCAATCAagcatttttttctgcattcgTCATTGGTTTCGAGCGTCAGCCTTAACCACGTCtattttacgttttttccACATAAATCGTTGGAGCAAAGTATATCGCTCAGTTTATGTTGCCAGTGATGTGACACTTTATGCGTCAGTCACTGGTCAAGAGGCAAAAGCCATAAACGAGGGATAATAATTCTATTATAGTTGGGTAGAACGTAAAATAGTTATTAAAATTGACAATGAACCGACCTGTTCGATATTGTTCGAAGACCCGGCCGCTTCAGGAAAGCCAATAGCAGAGTGGAGTTCAGGATCAGAGCCCCCAGCAGTATTACACTCCATAGAGCTATTCCAGATGTATTGTGCCAGTCTTCCAAACCTTTCGAATCTCCTGTTTGTCTTGTCGCTCCTCCATCCATTCATAGATGATGCAGACCTGATGGCAAATGAAAAGGTGTAACTCACCTAAAGCTGGTTTTATCTTACTAATATTGCGTTTCTTCATAATGGTGATATAAGGAAATGAACAAGTTGTGGATAAGGAGATTCAATCATGGCCCTTGAATTGCAACATGTCCGGTTTGACGACATCTGTAtatttcccccctttttttttattaaatctgATGAGATGAAGTTAAATTGCTTTTGGTACAGTTCTCGTGGACCGGTGAAAAGTTATTTTCGTCACGAggtcggaaaaaaaattatgacgaTTGTGAGGGTTTCAAATAAAAGTGAAGCCAGAGAGTGCAATCGCAGGAGTCGGAAAAGTAAATTTCCCCCCACATTTTCTGCGGACACGACTGCTGGagcttcattttaattataaaaacgaCTCATTAGAAATTGGTCATAAACAAAGTAAATATTTCTTGATAACTCACCAATGGGCGAAAGTGATCGTCTTCTAGTTCCAGTACTCGATAAATCTTTAGTCCAACTTTAGTCAGAGTGTAAGTCCCACATCGTGCATTGTTACCATTATCGAGTAGCTAATCACTTCGATGTTTCTCATAGCTTCATGAATCTCCTTCTTCGTTACTGAATCTGGAAATGGGTAATAAATTTCTGGaaatagaaaagaaaatgaaaaattaatatgggAGGTGGGGGCGCAATTTTCGAAGCGCTTGAAGGCAACTTTGAAGATTAGACGGTCATTAATGAATAAGTAACAAAGCCGGCCAGCTAAAATGGACGCATCATGAGTCATGATTGGCTTTCGTGATTAAATGAACCTGTAATTATTTATCAGGAAGGAACTGAAGAACAGATCCATACAAGGAAGCGACTCTCGTGAAGTCCATTACTATTTTACTTATTGATAATAAAGTCAGGAGTTAATTTTGAAGGGATTAATTTACCGACTACAACTCTCAACTCCAGTGGagtacattaaattttttttaatgaattatcaaGAAGGATCAGATGCAAAAGTATTTAACTATTTATCATCATTAGGATGATCaagctatatatatatatattcgtGTGCTTATCGCATATCTCAGTGCTTCATTGTATTACGAGGTTATAGAGACTGAACTTTCTGGCTC of the Diachasmimorpha longicaudata isolate KC_UGA_2023 chromosome 13, iyDiaLong2, whole genome shotgun sequence genome contains:
- the LOC135168652 gene encoding dopamine D2-like receptor, producing MDGGATRQTGDSKGLEDWHNTSGIALWSVILLGALILNSTLLLAFLKRPGLRTISNRFVMNLIVSNLLTCCILNPLLILDAPVVEIEPCMCSLVEGATALVTTSSVFSVLLIAIDQCLAVVDPLRYRTHIDTMRCGILIVSLWIISLAFSLFAALNPAPKSLWLICQPSQSQSSKNFSANSDVSVVNLTTNNDEQQPETSMTYDFILLVLNVFIYLLPFIGVCWSYIRIYSAAHNNSKRTRRTGSRPILSSGSFTQDYCPVRQDFSNEDFRKIPKISSLSSIDECTENSPSQMSRRFSDYGNQPSPIQEETSSVIFTVGSQKVYVTSRQSNDDTKEATTKSVPISVLKAQFLDKRHDENVNLLVKSRFQGGDDERQRKSSYDLTNEEQVMCSVDHFNVQNENSDDDDEDVEEGKRIMFGDDECAGQDVSSVKGIPCSPLVNEVMQTVSDKNDDMTCHPERLTTNQNHSADDAVHENNIHNDIYYKFSVENLQSNDLFGNVTPMVTVTPPHRDSLHRVSSTKSTSSYIHSLKYRISNGSLFKYREETRAARVSAFVIVMTLICWTPYYLVLILRNLPYDFGRNLPHETDTLALSLFISTAYISPILFGYRSKRVKKELKKLFCFKRELSYQHNRSLMAKKILKRRHSGNCEIDNRFSIFNCLYGKNKWPKEKVQCIQVPETALIVETCRSSFSSGASTQVSSSSTDCI